A single region of the Leisingera thetidis genome encodes:
- a CDS encoding ArsR/SmtB family transcription factor: MSDPLDTVFAALADPTRRAILTMLLEDDMAVTDVAEPFEMSLAAISKHLTILTRAGLIAQEKRGRVKWCKLQPDAMRSASVWMQGFGQFEPVNLDAFERFLEAELNAEDTQAGS; this comes from the coding sequence ATGAGCGATCCCCTCGACACCGTCTTTGCAGCCCTGGCCGACCCGACCCGCCGGGCGATCCTCACCATGCTGCTGGAGGACGACATGGCGGTGACCGATGTGGCGGAGCCGTTCGAGATGTCGCTGGCGGCGATTTCCAAGCATCTGACGATCCTGACCCGCGCCGGGCTGATCGCGCAGGAAAAGCGCGGCCGGGTCAAATGGTGCAAGCTGCAGCCCGATGCGATGCGCAGCGCATCCGTCTGGATGCAGGGTTTCGGCCAGTTCGAGCCGGTCAACCTGGATGCCTTCGAACGCTTCCTCGAAGCGGAGCTCAACGCCGAAGACACTCAGGCCGGCAGCTAG
- a CDS encoding universal stress protein, whose translation MFHHIMVPVDLHLPPTVVKAMDVAADFAKNHGSRVTLVHVTDQQIHGAHTVGPSGDELAALASKMAEQTGARVEGLPIYSVDVGAEIDSILPRTAKELEVDLVVMGTHMPGILDYVFSSHASHLVLHSEASVFVVR comes from the coding sequence ATGTTTCATCACATCATGGTGCCCGTCGACCTGCACTTGCCCCCAACGGTTGTGAAAGCAATGGATGTGGCGGCGGATTTCGCCAAGAACCACGGCTCGCGCGTGACGCTGGTGCATGTGACCGACCAGCAGATTCACGGAGCCCATACCGTGGGGCCGTCCGGCGATGAGCTGGCCGCTCTGGCGAGCAAGATGGCAGAGCAGACCGGTGCACGGGTCGAGGGGCTGCCGATCTATTCCGTGGATGTCGGGGCAGAGATCGACTCCATCCTGCCCCGGACCGCGAAAGAGCTGGAAGTCGACTTGGTGGTGATGGGCACTCATATGCCCGGAATCCTGGACTATGTGTTCTCGTCCCATGCCAGCCATCTGGTGCTGCATTCCGAAGCGTCGGTGTTTGTGGTCCGCTAG
- a CDS encoding VOC family protein: protein MIAYVTVGADDITRAKRFYSAFLPALGYELEEGPEGLSYALPVQPGQSPVLPDYYVKPTFDGRPALAGNGSMVAFEARNQKQVRDLHAAALLAGGSDEGQPGFRAAYGPQFYVGYLRDPQGNKIALFSSDPNEPRRDG, encoded by the coding sequence ATGATTGCCTACGTCACAGTCGGTGCGGATGACATCACGCGGGCGAAACGGTTTTATTCCGCATTCCTGCCAGCCCTTGGTTACGAACTGGAGGAAGGGCCTGAGGGCCTCAGTTACGCACTGCCCGTACAACCGGGGCAATCTCCCGTTCTGCCTGACTATTACGTTAAACCAACCTTCGATGGACGTCCGGCCTTGGCTGGCAACGGCTCCATGGTCGCATTCGAGGCGCGCAATCAAAAGCAGGTTCGTGATCTCCACGCCGCCGCGCTTCTCGCAGGCGGTTCCGACGAGGGCCAACCGGGCTTTCGTGCCGCTTATGGACCTCAATTCTATGTTGGCTACCTTCGCGACCCTCAAGGCAACAAGATCGCACTATTCTCCAGCGACCCGAACGAACCAAGACGAGACGGATAG
- a CDS encoding F0F1 ATP synthase subunit C, producing MEGDIAQLGQFVGAGLAAIGSGAAAIGVGHVAGNFLAGALRNPSAAAGQTATLFIGIAFAEALGIFSFLVALLLMFAV from the coding sequence ATGGAAGGCGATATCGCACAACTCGGTCAGTTCGTCGGCGCAGGCCTGGCAGCAATCGGTTCCGGCGCAGCCGCAATCGGTGTGGGCCACGTGGCTGGCAACTTCCTGGCAGGCGCTCTGCGCAACCCGTCGGCAGCCGCCGGCCAGACCGCAACCCTGTTCATCGGCATCGCGTTTGCAGAAGCACTGGGCATCTTCTCGTTCCTGGTCGCTCTGCTGCTGATGTTCGCCGTCTAA
- a CDS encoding DMT family transporter, with amino-acid sequence MSEALRGHLAMLMFSALVAGSFSLGVMVANEIAPAALNAARFGIAAVVIGVAAMATTGLQRAHFRAPWRFAVLGGLFGGYFVLMFYGLQTAAPVSAAAVFTLVPVMSALFGWLLLRQVTSVWMALALAIGAGGAMWVIVRGDLGALAAFEIGQGEIIYFWGCVLHAIYTPMVRKLNRGEPAVVFTFGMLLAGGALLAVFGWRDIQATDWAQLPGIVWIGLFYLAVCASSATFVLLQYAAMRLPSAKVMAYTYLTPSWVILWEIALGRGAPPGMVLIGVAMSVVALVMLLEGDAKTVRA; translated from the coding sequence GTGAGCGAGGCACTGCGCGGGCATCTGGCGATGCTGATGTTTTCGGCACTGGTGGCGGGTTCGTTCTCGCTGGGCGTGATGGTGGCGAACGAGATCGCGCCCGCGGCGCTGAATGCGGCACGCTTTGGCATTGCCGCCGTGGTCATTGGTGTGGCGGCGATGGCCACCACCGGGCTGCAGCGGGCGCATTTCCGGGCGCCCTGGCGGTTTGCGGTGCTGGGCGGGCTGTTCGGCGGTTATTTCGTGCTGATGTTCTACGGGCTGCAGACGGCGGCGCCGGTGAGTGCTGCGGCGGTGTTTACGCTGGTGCCGGTGATGAGCGCGCTGTTCGGCTGGCTGCTGCTGCGGCAGGTGACCTCGGTCTGGATGGCGCTGGCGCTGGCGATTGGTGCGGGCGGCGCCATGTGGGTTATCGTGCGCGGCGATTTGGGTGCGCTGGCAGCGTTTGAGATCGGCCAGGGCGAGATCATCTATTTCTGGGGCTGCGTGCTGCACGCCATCTATACGCCGATGGTGCGCAAACTGAACCGCGGCGAGCCGGCGGTGGTGTTTACCTTCGGAATGCTGCTGGCGGGCGGCGCGCTGCTGGCCGTGTTTGGCTGGCGGGACATCCAGGCCACCGATTGGGCCCAGCTGCCCGGCATCGTCTGGATCGGGCTGTTCTACCTGGCGGTCTGTGCCAGCTCTGCCACCTTTGTGCTGCTGCAATACGCGGCGATGCGGCTGCCCTCGGCCAAAGTGATGGCCTATACCTACCTCACCCCCAGCTGGGTGATCCTGTGGGAGATCGCGCTGGGCCGCGGCGCCCCGCCGGGCATGGTGCTGATCGGCGTGGCGATGTCGGTTGTGGCGCTGGTGATGCTGCTGGAAGGAGATGCCAAGACGGTGCGCGCCTGA
- a CDS encoding prolyl-tRNA synthetase associated domain-containing protein, translated as MDASSAYQDSLPVSSDALLKQLDDWGLAYVLHEHVPLRTVEDAKGVEEQFMVPGENALRLKNLYLRDKKKRNYLVTLQQDREIDLKGLGAELGAGNLSFGSADRLLENLGIRPGAVSPLAMITGAEKGVIFYMDAQAQEADVIYMHPLVNDRTVAMKRNDVMAFLARIGVDVRWV; from the coding sequence ATGGATGCCTCCTCGGCCTATCAGGACAGCCTGCCTGTCTCCTCGGACGCGCTGCTGAAGCAGCTGGATGACTGGGGGCTGGCGTATGTGCTGCACGAGCATGTGCCGCTGCGCACGGTGGAAGATGCCAAGGGTGTCGAGGAGCAGTTCATGGTGCCGGGCGAGAACGCGCTGCGGCTGAAGAACCTGTACCTGCGCGACAAGAAGAAGCGGAACTACCTGGTGACGCTGCAGCAGGACCGCGAGATCGACCTGAAAGGCCTGGGCGCAGAGCTGGGGGCGGGCAACCTGTCGTTCGGCTCAGCCGACCGGCTGCTGGAGAACCTCGGCATCCGGCCCGGTGCGGTCAGCCCGCTGGCGATGATCACCGGGGCGGAGAAAGGCGTCATTTTCTATATGGACGCGCAGGCGCAAGAGGCCGACGTGATCTACATGCACCCGCTGGTCAATGACCGCACGGTGGCAATGAAACGCAATGATGTGATGGCGTTCCTTGCGCGCATCGGCGTTGACGTGCGCTGGGTCTAA
- a CDS encoding aspartate/glutamate racemase family protein, translated as MKKIGILGGVGWASTIDYYRAICEGAGRFFAERGAGSPLPVPPITIESVVQAQTRALRGRPGDEASWAAFDAIFRDAMLTLERAGCDFAIIASNTPHARLHAIRDGVMMPVLSIFDATAQATAATGATQALVLGTAVTMQARNYANVLAGHGVSANAPLPEAEIAEMQAMIDEDFYGGASAAARNRLLRFCAKHARPGTAILLACTELPLAFPDHIDDVSFEADGFLFVNSSAAHVAAALDLALEQEKAG; from the coding sequence ATGAAGAAGATCGGCATTCTCGGCGGTGTCGGCTGGGCCTCCACCATCGACTACTACCGCGCCATCTGCGAAGGCGCCGGGCGGTTCTTTGCGGAGCGCGGCGCGGGCTCTCCGCTGCCGGTTCCGCCGATCACCATCGAATCCGTGGTGCAGGCCCAGACACGTGCTTTGCGCGGCCGCCCCGGTGACGAGGCCAGTTGGGCCGCCTTCGACGCCATCTTCCGCGATGCCATGCTGACGCTGGAACGGGCGGGCTGCGACTTTGCCATCATCGCCTCCAATACCCCGCATGCCCGGCTGCACGCGATCCGCGACGGGGTGATGATGCCGGTCCTCAGCATTTTCGACGCCACCGCCCAGGCTACCGCGGCAACCGGGGCCACCCAGGCGCTGGTGCTCGGCACCGCCGTCACCATGCAGGCCCGCAATTATGCCAATGTTCTTGCCGGACACGGAGTCAGCGCAAATGCCCCCCTGCCGGAGGCCGAAATTGCCGAAATGCAGGCCATGATCGACGAGGACTTTTATGGCGGCGCCTCTGCCGCCGCGCGGAACCGCCTGCTGCGGTTCTGCGCCAAACATGCCCGGCCCGGCACCGCCATCCTGCTGGCCTGCACCGAACTGCCGCTGGCCTTCCCCGATCACATTGACGACGTCAGTTTCGAGGCCGACGGCTTCCTGTTCGTGAACTCCTCCGCCGCCCATGTGGCTGCGGCGCTGGATCTGGCGCTGGAGCAGGAAAAGGCAGGTTAG
- a CDS encoding AtpZ/AtpI family protein — protein MAPVTDDDQKQRMAQLEEKLAAARKAQEPKPRADEHYSMANMAWRMVIELVAGLAIGFGIGYGLDLLFGTLPIFMVLFVMLGLAAGVKTMLRTAQEIQEQKLADEAKKNAQDRD, from the coding sequence ATGGCGCCCGTGACCGACGACGACCAAAAGCAGCGCATGGCGCAGCTGGAGGAGAAGCTGGCGGCGGCGCGTAAGGCCCAGGAGCCCAAGCCGCGCGCGGATGAGCATTATTCGATGGCCAACATGGCCTGGCGGATGGTGATCGAATTGGTGGCCGGTCTCGCGATCGGATTTGGCATCGGATACGGGCTGGACCTTCTGTTTGGAACCCTGCCCATCTTCATGGTGCTGTTCGTAATGCTGGGCCTGGCGGCTGGAGTGAAGACGATGCTTCGCACCGCGCAAGAGATCCAGGAACAGAAACTGGCCGATGAGGCCAAGAAAAATGCGCAAGACCGGGATTGA
- a CDS encoding PLP-dependent aminotransferase family protein: MQFDQIFASRNTRMKASEIRELLKLLDQPDIISFAGGIPDPALFPADEFAEAFKHALAPERQAMALQYSVSEGYLPLREWIAGEMAKIGVACSADNVLITSGSQQALDYLGKLFLSPGDTALVGWPTYLGALAAFNAYEPRYDRLSLNGNRTAESYAEGAAEAGSAVKFAYLSPDFANPTGDTLGRAGRLRLLNIADTLDCAIIEDAAYQSLRYDGEPVPPVLALEIEQKGSIEDCRTIYCGTFSKTLAPGVRIGWAVAAKPVIAQMVLLKQAADLHTSSINQIAVHGVAEACFGEHVEKLRAVYQRRRDVMLAAMAELMPEGVEWTRPEGGMFIWVTLLDGMSGADLLARSLETERVAFVPGQAFFADGSGQNTIRLSFSNSNHAAIKEGIARLGRLLGSA; this comes from the coding sequence ATGCAGTTTGACCAGATCTTTGCCAGCCGGAACACGCGGATGAAGGCATCGGAAATCCGTGAGCTGCTCAAATTGCTGGACCAGCCGGACATCATTTCCTTTGCCGGCGGCATTCCGGATCCGGCATTGTTTCCGGCGGATGAATTTGCGGAAGCCTTCAAACATGCGCTGGCACCGGAGCGCCAGGCGATGGCGCTGCAGTATTCGGTGAGCGAAGGCTATCTGCCGCTACGCGAATGGATTGCGGGCGAAATGGCAAAGATCGGTGTCGCCTGCAGCGCGGACAACGTGCTGATCACCTCCGGTTCCCAGCAGGCGCTGGATTACCTGGGCAAGCTGTTCCTGTCGCCTGGCGATACCGCGCTGGTCGGCTGGCCCACCTACCTGGGGGCGCTGGCGGCCTTCAACGCTTATGAGCCGCGCTATGACCGGTTGTCGCTGAACGGAAACCGCACCGCGGAAAGCTATGCCGAAGGCGCAGCAGAGGCGGGGAGTGCGGTGAAATTCGCCTATCTGTCACCGGACTTTGCCAATCCGACCGGCGATACGCTGGGCCGCGCCGGGCGGCTGCGGCTGCTGAACATCGCGGACACGCTGGACTGTGCCATCATCGAGGACGCGGCCTATCAGTCGCTGCGCTATGATGGGGAACCGGTGCCGCCGGTGCTGGCGCTGGAGATTGAACAGAAGGGCTCGATCGAGGACTGCCGGACGATTTACTGCGGCACCTTCAGCAAGACTCTGGCGCCGGGCGTGCGGATCGGTTGGGCAGTGGCGGCCAAGCCGGTGATTGCGCAGATGGTGCTGCTGAAACAGGCGGCGGATCTGCATACCTCGTCGATCAACCAGATAGCTGTCCATGGCGTTGCAGAGGCCTGTTTCGGCGAACATGTTGAGAAGTTGCGTGCGGTTTATCAGCGCCGCCGCGATGTGATGCTAGCGGCAATGGCGGAACTTATGCCGGAGGGCGTGGAGTGGACCCGGCCTGAAGGCGGGATGTTCATCTGGGTGACCCTGCTGGATGGCATGAGCGGCGCAGACTTGCTGGCGCGTTCGCTGGAGACGGAACGGGTGGCCTTTGTCCCCGGACAAGCGTTTTTTGCCGATGGCAGCGGTCAGAACACAATCCGCCTGAGCTTTTCCAATTCCAATCATGCCGCCATAAAGGAGGGGATTGCCCGGCTGGGACGGCTGCTGGGCTCCGCCTGA
- a CDS encoding F0F1 ATP synthase subunit B' — protein MASNTQDAAHGAADAAHGSAPGMPQLDFSTFGNQIFWLVVALVVIYLILSRVALPRIGAVLAERQGTITNDLAAAEDLKAKAVEAENAYNKALADARAEAQRIAAETRAEIQAGLDEAIAKADEQISAKAAESEKAIAEIKAGALESVKAVATDTAEALVTALGGSADKNAVAAAVAERTKG, from the coding sequence ATGGCATCAAATACGCAAGACGCAGCACACGGCGCCGCAGACGCAGCGCACGGGTCTGCTCCGGGCATGCCGCAACTGGACTTCTCGACCTTCGGGAACCAGATCTTCTGGCTCGTGGTCGCCCTGGTCGTGATCTACCTCATTCTGTCGCGTGTCGCGCTGCCCCGCATCGGTGCGGTGCTGGCCGAGCGCCAGGGGACCATCACCAACGACCTCGCCGCGGCTGAAGACCTGAAAGCCAAGGCTGTCGAGGCCGAAAACGCATACAACAAAGCTCTGGCGGATGCCCGTGCCGAAGCTCAGCGCATCGCTGCTGAGACCCGCGCGGAAATTCAGGCCGGGCTGGACGAGGCAATCGCCAAAGCGGACGAACAGATCTCCGCCAAGGCTGCCGAGTCGGAAAAGGCGATCGCCGAAATCAAGGCCGGCGCGCTGGAGAGCGTGAAGGCAGTTGCCACTGATACCGCAGAGGCGCTGGTGACAGCACTGGGCGGTTCGGCAGATAAAAACGCAGTTGCCGCGGCAGTTGCCGAACGGACGAAAGGATAA
- a CDS encoding DMT family transporter encodes MALKYWLVIFILGIGWGMSFMFNAILLRELGPLSVSMGRVGFGALGCWIYVLAARKRVPAGAGRWLGLFGFGVLSYAGPFAFYALGQQHIASGVAGIVNATTPAMAVVVSHFWPSGERATLLKSLGVLCGFLGIVLLSLPLLQGGQSSEAWAVLITLCAPLCYAFSVNFARSFRDMEPVVLVAIALTGATAAIAPLAVWSEGLPHVTRMETWASLFVIGFVLTSAAFIAFYWVLPKVGPTNITLPTLIAPVSALFLGTYVLEEQLLAEHLWGMTAILLGLLLIDGRIVRWGAAKRPVR; translated from the coding sequence ATGGCATTGAAATACTGGCTGGTGATTTTCATTCTCGGCATCGGCTGGGGCATGTCGTTCATGTTCAACGCCATCCTGCTGCGCGAGCTGGGGCCGCTGTCGGTCTCGATGGGGCGGGTGGGGTTTGGCGCGCTGGGCTGCTGGATCTATGTGCTGGCGGCCCGCAAACGAGTGCCTGCGGGCGCTGGGCGCTGGCTGGGTTTGTTCGGCTTCGGTGTTCTCAGCTATGCCGGCCCCTTTGCCTTTTACGCGCTGGGCCAGCAGCATATTGCCAGCGGCGTGGCCGGGATCGTCAATGCCACCACCCCGGCAATGGCGGTGGTGGTCTCGCATTTCTGGCCAAGCGGCGAGCGGGCGACGCTGCTGAAGTCGCTGGGGGTGCTGTGCGGCTTCCTCGGGATCGTGCTGCTGTCGCTGCCGCTGTTGCAGGGCGGCCAGTCCTCCGAGGCCTGGGCCGTGCTGATCACCCTGTGCGCGCCCTTGTGTTATGCCTTCTCGGTCAACTTTGCGCGCAGCTTCCGGGATATGGAGCCGGTGGTGCTGGTGGCGATTGCGCTGACCGGGGCGACCGCCGCGATTGCGCCGCTGGCGGTCTGGAGCGAAGGCCTGCCGCATGTGACTCGGATGGAGACCTGGGCCTCCCTGTTCGTGATCGGCTTTGTGCTGACCTCGGCGGCCTTCATCGCCTTTTACTGGGTGCTGCCCAAGGTGGGGCCGACCAATATCACCCTGCCGACGCTGATCGCGCCGGTCTCGGCGCTATTCCTGGGCACCTATGTTCTGGAGGAGCAGCTGCTGGCGGAACACCTGTGGGGCATGACGGCGATCCTGCTGGGGCTCTTGCTGATCGACGGACGGATCGTGCGCTGGGGGGCGGCAAAGCGGCCGGTCCGCTAA
- a CDS encoding F0F1 ATP synthase subunit A, translated as MGKIFFFAALALVVVSGLIFAPAEAELAIHPMDQFIVAPLFGDHISWYTPTNVTLWMGLAVLAVFALLVLGSSRRAIVPGRTQSVAELAYGFIYKMVEDVAGKDGVKFFPYIMTLFMFIVMANFLGLIPGSFTTTSHIAVTAVLAALVFFTVTILGFVKNGAGFLGLFWVSSAPLALRPILAIIELISYFVRPVSHSIRLAGNVMAGHAVLKVFAGFAAALGMFSFLPIFAITAVYALEVLVAFIQAYVFTILTCVYLKDALHPSH; from the coding sequence ATGGGCAAAATATTCTTTTTCGCAGCTCTGGCACTGGTTGTCGTGTCGGGGCTGATTTTCGCTCCGGCGGAAGCAGAGCTGGCAATTCATCCGATGGACCAGTTCATTGTGGCGCCTCTGTTCGGCGATCACATCTCCTGGTATACCCCGACCAACGTGACCCTGTGGATGGGGCTGGCGGTTCTGGCTGTTTTTGCCTTGCTGGTGCTGGGTTCTTCGCGCCGCGCCATCGTGCCGGGCCGCACCCAGTCGGTTGCGGAACTGGCCTATGGCTTCATCTACAAGATGGTCGAGGACGTGGCCGGCAAGGACGGCGTCAAGTTCTTCCCCTACATCATGACCCTGTTCATGTTCATCGTAATGGCCAACTTCCTGGGCCTGATCCCCGGCTCGTTCACCACTACCTCGCATATCGCGGTGACTGCGGTTCTGGCGGCGCTGGTGTTCTTCACCGTGACCATCCTCGGCTTCGTCAAGAATGGTGCCGGTTTCCTCGGCCTGTTCTGGGTGTCGAGCGCGCCGCTGGCGCTCCGCCCGATCCTGGCCATCATCGAACTGATTTCCTACTTCGTGCGTCCTGTCAGCCATAGCATCCGTCTTGCTGGCAACGTGATGGCAGGCCACGCGGTTCTGAAGGTGTTTGCAGGCTTTGCCGCAGCACTGGGCATGTTCAGCTTCCTGCCGATCTTTGCCATCACCGCGGTTTATGCGCTCGAAGTCCTGGTGGCCTTCATCCAGGCCTACGTGTTCACCATCCTGACTTGCGTGTACCTGAAGGATGCACTGCACCCGAGCCACTAA
- a CDS encoding FMN-dependent NADH-azoreductase, with protein sequence MTRTVLHIDSSARTEGSVTRDLSARIVRRLGAGQVIRRDLAAPLPLLDGAWVGANFTPADQRSEEQKQLLALSDSLVEELKQADTIVIGSPVYNFSVPSTLKAWVDLVARVGMTFQYRETGPVGLLEGKRAIIVMASGGTQAGSDIDFATTYLRHVLGFIGITDVEVVAADAMSIDADGALAKAKGQIEALAA encoded by the coding sequence ATGACCCGCACAGTTCTCCATATCGACTCCTCCGCCCGCACTGAGGGCTCTGTCACCCGCGACCTCTCGGCCCGGATCGTCCGCCGCCTTGGCGCCGGGCAAGTGATCCGCCGCGACCTGGCCGCGCCGCTGCCGCTGCTGGACGGCGCCTGGGTGGGGGCCAACTTCACCCCGGCGGACCAGCGCAGCGAGGAGCAGAAACAGCTGCTCGCCCTCTCCGACTCGCTGGTCGAGGAGCTGAAGCAGGCCGATACCATCGTGATCGGTTCGCCGGTCTACAACTTCTCGGTGCCCTCCACGCTGAAAGCCTGGGTCGACCTGGTGGCTCGTGTCGGCATGACTTTCCAGTACCGTGAAACCGGCCCCGTCGGCCTCTTGGAAGGCAAGCGCGCCATCATCGTCATGGCCTCGGGCGGCACCCAGGCCGGCTCCGACATCGACTTTGCCACCACCTATCTGCGCCACGTGCTGGGCTTCATCGGCATCACCGACGTTGAGGTCGTCGCCGCCGACGCCATGTCTATCGACGCCGACGGCGCCCTCGCCAAGGCGAAAGGCCAGATCGAGGCACTGGCCGCCTGA
- a CDS encoding F0F1 ATP synthase subunit B, translating to MRNILALALTFAAASPAFAAGGGMDLSNTNLVVALAFVLFIGILLYAKVPSLIAGQLDKRAEGIQKELEEARALREEAQTVLASYERKQQEVQAQADQIVAAARDDAARAAEAAKADLQTSIARRLAAAQEQIASAEASAVKEVRDRAISIAVAAADQVISKQMTAAEANKLIDAAIADVDAKLH from the coding sequence ATGCGCAATATTCTCGCTCTTGCCCTGACCTTTGCTGCGGCTTCGCCCGCCTTTGCGGCCGGCGGCGGCATGGATCTGTCCAACACCAATCTGGTGGTAGCGCTGGCATTCGTGCTGTTCATCGGCATTCTGCTTTATGCCAAGGTTCCGTCGCTGATCGCTGGGCAGCTGGACAAGCGTGCGGAGGGAATCCAGAAGGAACTGGAAGAAGCCCGTGCGCTGCGCGAAGAGGCCCAGACCGTTCTGGCGTCCTATGAGCGCAAGCAGCAGGAAGTTCAGGCTCAGGCCGATCAGATCGTTGCTGCCGCCCGTGACGACGCTGCCCGTGCAGCTGAAGCTGCGAAAGCGGATCTGCAAACTTCCATCGCCCGCCGTCTGGCGGCTGCCCAGGAGCAGATCGCCTCGGCAGAAGCTTCGGCTGTGAAGGAAGTGCGCGACCGGGCGATCTCCATCGCTGTTGCCGCTGCGGACCAGGTGATCTCCAAGCAGATGACCGCCGCCGAGGCCAACAAGCTGATCGACGCCGCCATCGCGGATGTGGACGCCAAGCTGCACTAA
- a CDS encoding LysR family transcriptional regulator — MDNWDEVRTAYQVARMGTVSGAAEVLGVHHATVIRHIDAIEARLGVKLFQRHARGYTPTESGQDLLRVAQATDDQFSQLVGRLKGQGDDVSGELVVTSLASFAPMMVPALREFQDMHPGLIIRYLTGDRLFRLEYGEAHVAVRAGNAPDQPDNVVQPFMKQQIGLYAAKSYAEKYGPLKGLEDIPNHRFVGQDDEASRAPYSRWLRANAPAEAIAFRCTDGFTLKAAVQSGAGIGFMAAWEARQQPDLVEMMPPQEDWEGTLWLVTHVDLHRTTKVQAFLKFLKEQVKDWQL, encoded by the coding sequence ATGGACAATTGGGATGAAGTCCGTACTGCGTATCAGGTCGCCCGCATGGGCACGGTCAGCGGCGCGGCGGAAGTGCTGGGGGTGCATCATGCCACCGTGATCCGCCACATCGACGCGATCGAGGCGCGGCTGGGAGTGAAGCTGTTCCAGCGCCACGCCCGCGGCTATACCCCGACGGAATCCGGGCAGGACCTGCTGCGGGTGGCGCAGGCCACGGATGATCAGTTCAGCCAGCTGGTCGGGCGGCTCAAGGGCCAGGGGGACGACGTCTCGGGGGAGCTGGTGGTGACCTCGCTGGCGTCTTTTGCGCCGATGATGGTGCCGGCGCTGCGGGAATTCCAGGACATGCATCCTGGGCTGATCATCCGCTACCTGACCGGCGACCGGCTGTTCCGGCTGGAATACGGCGAGGCGCATGTGGCGGTCCGCGCGGGCAATGCGCCGGATCAGCCCGACAACGTGGTGCAGCCTTTCATGAAGCAGCAGATCGGGCTTTACGCCGCCAAGTCCTATGCCGAGAAATACGGGCCGCTGAAAGGGCTGGAGGATATTCCCAACCACCGGTTTGTCGGCCAGGACGATGAGGCCAGCCGGGCGCCGTATTCGCGCTGGCTGCGGGCCAATGCCCCGGCGGAGGCGATCGCTTTCCGCTGTACCGACGGCTTTACCCTGAAGGCGGCGGTGCAAAGCGGTGCGGGGATCGGCTTCATGGCGGCCTGGGAGGCGCGGCAGCAGCCGGATCTGGTGGAGATGATGCCGCCGCAGGAGGATTGGGAAGGGACCCTGTGGCTGGTCACTCATGTGGATTTGCACCGCACGACCAAGGTGCAGGCCTTCCTGAAGTTCCTGAAGGAGCAGGTGAAGGATTGGCAGCTGTGA
- a CDS encoding FadR/GntR family transcriptional regulator, whose protein sequence is MPFQKVQPEKLSASVVKQIEQLILRGVLSPGERLPAERELADRLGVSRPSLRDAIGELQARGLLASKAGSGVFVADVLGSAFSPALIQLFATHDEAVFDYLSFRRDMEGLAAERAARFGSDYDLQVIQAIFDKMEAAGNPAVSEAAAKLDAQFHSAIMDASHNVIMLHMMRSMFDLLREGVFYNRRIMFQQHTTYEALLEQHRAINAALQARDPQAARTAVEAHLDYVKQALTDHQRAERNAEVARQRLEHETGKG, encoded by the coding sequence ATGCCGTTCCAGAAAGTCCAGCCCGAGAAACTCTCCGCCTCCGTCGTCAAGCAGATCGAGCAGCTGATCCTGCGCGGTGTTCTTTCGCCCGGCGAGCGCCTGCCCGCCGAACGCGAACTGGCAGACCGATTGGGCGTCTCCCGCCCGTCGTTGCGCGATGCCATCGGTGAATTGCAGGCGCGTGGCCTGCTGGCCTCCAAGGCCGGCTCCGGCGTGTTTGTGGCCGATGTCCTGGGTTCCGCCTTCTCCCCCGCCCTGATCCAGTTGTTCGCCACCCATGACGAGGCGGTGTTCGACTACCTCTCCTTCCGCCGCGACATGGAGGGGCTGGCCGCCGAACGCGCCGCCCGCTTCGGCTCCGACTATGACCTGCAGGTGATCCAAGCGATCTTTGACAAGATGGAAGCGGCGGGCAATCCGGCCGTGTCCGAAGCGGCGGCCAAGCTCGACGCCCAGTTCCACTCCGCCATCATGGACGCCAGCCACAACGTGATCATGCTGCACATGATGCGGTCGATGTTCGATCTGCTGCGCGAGGGCGTTTTCTACAACCGCCGGATCATGTTCCAGCAGCACACCACCTATGAAGCGCTTCTGGAGCAACACCGCGCCATCAACGCCGCCCTGCAGGCCCGCGACCCGCAGGCCGCCCGCACGGCGGTCGAGGCGCATCTGGATTATGTGAAGCAAGCCCTCACCGACCACCAGCGCGCCGAACGCAATGCCGAGGTCGCCCGGCAGCGGCTGGAGCATGAGACCGGGAAGGGATGA